The proteins below are encoded in one region of Pseudomonadota bacterium:
- the pth gene encoding aminoacyl-tRNA hydrolase — protein MSVGYLTVVGLGNPGAKYASTRHNIGFAVADLLRASSGAVSPDELHSRFGTHARAALSGDLADNGWQERAGRLESTATLIDWESALIKPQTFMNRSGEPLQSFLSFRKIPISQVIVVHDEIDLPLGVVRVKIDGGEGGHNGLRSISTVCGGRNYARVRVGIGKPPPGSPLAQDDEGIATWVLSRFSREEGPFVEELVIKAAAAVVLLAREGLRAAQNRFNG, from the coding sequence GTGAGTGTTGGATATCTCACCGTCGTTGGACTTGGGAATCCTGGCGCTAAGTACGCATCTACCCGTCATAATATCGGCTTCGCCGTTGCTGATCTCTTACGCGCTTCATCAGGCGCAGTGTCTCCTGATGAGTTGCATTCAAGATTTGGGACCCATGCAAGAGCAGCGCTTAGTGGCGATCTAGCCGATAATGGTTGGCAGGAGCGGGCGGGGCGACTTGAGAGTACGGCCACCCTGATCGATTGGGAGTCTGCCCTGATCAAGCCTCAGACCTTTATGAACCGTAGCGGAGAGCCGCTGCAAAGCTTTCTCTCCTTTCGTAAAATACCGATCTCTCAGGTGATAGTCGTCCATGATGAGATCGACCTGCCGCTCGGCGTTGTCCGGGTTAAGATTGATGGTGGGGAGGGTGGACACAACGGGCTTCGTTCGATCTCTACCGTATGTGGGGGTAGAAACTATGCGCGGGTGCGCGTAGGCATAGGCAAGCCCCCCCCGGGGAGCCCACTTGCCCAGGATGATGAGGGTATCGCAACCTGGGTTTTAAGCCGTTTTTCACGTGAAGAGGGTCCATTTGTTGAGGAATTGGTTATTAAGGCTGCGGCCGCGGTCGTTCTCCTTGCACGCGAAGGGCTGCGGGCCGCCCAAAATAGGTTTAATGGTTAG
- the rpsF gene encoding 30S ribosomal protein S6, which translates to MEVRRYESVVVFNPRLTDSQIKDEIKKVEGILASNKAKITTVDQWGKKEAAFSFNKQRFGYYVVFNYEASNHEAPNALQSVLRITESVQKFQTHLIKSTTRKFKGNPKRLTEPRRESDDFDSSSDSFY; encoded by the coding sequence ATGGAAGTTCGCCGTTATGAGTCGGTGGTGGTGTTTAACCCCCGTTTAACCGACTCTCAGATTAAAGATGAGATCAAGAAGGTTGAGGGTATCCTCGCATCAAACAAAGCGAAGATTACAACAGTTGATCAGTGGGGCAAGAAAGAGGCTGCATTTAGCTTTAACAAGCAGCGTTTCGGCTACTATGTTGTATTCAACTACGAGGCTTCTAATCATGAGGCTCCAAATGCTCTTCAGTCGGTTCTTCGTATTACAGAGTCGGTGCAGAAGTTTCAGACGCACCTGATTAAGAGCACAACTCGTAAGTTCAAGGGCAATCCTAAGCGTCTTACGGAGCCTCGTAGGGAATCGGATGATTTCGATTCATCCTCGGATTCATTTTATTAA
- a CDS encoding 50S ribosomal protein L25: MENFTIQVSERLQLGKGAANRSRKQGLIPGVAYHRHDTPTAVQVPFKEFTLLAQKARLSQVFTFKSDSPLLDGKVAIVKEIQQDYLKGIVIHVDFQTLKDDEQISVDVPIKIVGDAPGVKVQKGILAVVTHEISVRCFPRNIPSVVEVDITALGLGQSIHAEQLILNAGVTLTDDPQKTIVSVIIPRAIEEEAKPSAAGALATAGAAAAPAAAGAAAGAKAPAGKAAAGKAPAGKAPSK; the protein is encoded by the coding sequence GTGGAAAATTTTACAATTCAAGTTTCTGAGAGATTACAGCTCGGTAAAGGCGCTGCCAACCGTAGCCGCAAGCAGGGGTTAATTCCTGGAGTTGCCTACCACCGACATGACACGCCTACAGCAGTGCAGGTTCCGTTTAAGGAATTTACCCTTCTTGCACAGAAGGCGCGTCTTTCTCAGGTCTTTACCTTCAAGAGTGATTCGCCTCTTCTTGATGGCAAGGTAGCGATAGTAAAGGAGATTCAACAGGACTACCTAAAGGGTATAGTTATCCATGTTGACTTTCAGACACTCAAGGATGATGAGCAGATCTCAGTTGATGTTCCTATTAAGATAGTAGGCGACGCCCCGGGCGTAAAGGTACAGAAGGGTATTCTGGCTGTTGTTACGCACGAGATCTCGGTGCGCTGTTTCCCAAGGAATATTCCATCAGTTGTTGAGGTAGATATTACCGCACTCGGCTTGGGCCAATCGATTCACGCTGAGCAGCTAATCTTAAACGCAGGGGTAACGCTCACAGACGATCCTCAAAAGACGATCGTAAGCGTTATTATTCCTCGTGCTATTGAGGAGGAAGCTAAGCCAAGTGCAGCGGGTGCGCTAGCGACAGCAGGTGCTGCAGCGGCTCCAGCGGCAGCAGGTGCTGCAGCAGGTGCAAAGGCTCCAGCTGGTAAGGCTGCAGCTGGTAAGGCTCCGGCTGGCAAGGCTCCATCAAAGTAA
- the rplI gene encoding 50S ribosomal protein L9: MQIILREDFLSLGYIGDTVSVKRGFARNFLIPRGLAVEASQTNDRLLKHKLSVILAKRLKKKLEAEQFGNILKQVVVEFTLKVGAKGKSFGVVTSKDIEASLKVLGYQVDRRQIRLVDAIKSSGLHTVEVKLHSEVSIPLQIKVIAAQLAAPVVSAEEGETGKGRRRGRKMAAAEDAFDGDSEAAAQTDQSVESESAE; this comes from the coding sequence ATGCAAATAATTTTACGCGAAGATTTTCTCTCACTCGGTTATATCGGCGACACGGTAAGTGTTAAGCGCGGCTTTGCCCGTAACTTTCTCATCCCGCGTGGATTGGCAGTTGAGGCTTCGCAGACTAACGATCGATTGCTCAAGCACAAGCTCAGCGTGATCCTAGCAAAGCGCCTTAAGAAGAAGCTCGAGGCTGAGCAGTTTGGAAATATCCTAAAGCAGGTTGTAGTTGAGTTCACACTTAAGGTAGGCGCTAAGGGCAAGAGCTTTGGAGTTGTTACTAGTAAGGATATCGAAGCTTCACTAAAGGTCTTAGGCTATCAGGTTGATAGGCGTCAGATCCGCTTGGTTGATGCAATTAAATCTTCCGGTCTTCATACTGTAGAGGTAAAGCTTCATTCAGAGGTTTCAATCCCTCTTCAGATCAAAGTTATCGCAGCACAACTGGCTGCTCCGGTTGTTAGTGCAGAGGAAGGGGAGACTGGTAAGGGTCGACGCAGGGGTCGTAAAATGGCCGCAGCTGAGGATGCCTTTGACGGAGATAGCGAGGCTGCCGCTCAGACAGACCAGTCGGTTGAGAGCGAGTCCGCTGAGTAG